TTATATTCAGTATGGAAATAAGTCAGTGACGCATCAAAATATTTGTAATAGAAATCCAGGCCTGCTTCATAAGTCTGACTTTGCTCCGGTTTTAAATCGGGGTTGCCGGAGTATTGCACTCCATAAGAGAAAATATCATAGGCCAGTTCTCCCGGTGCCGGCATTCTAAATCCTTCGGCATAGTTGATCCTTAACTTGAGATTCTCGACAGGCAGGTAGGCGATCCCGATCTGTGGCGTTGTGTTTTCATCTTCGGATTTTATATTCTGGTCCTTGGCTTTGTATTCATAGTCGTCGTAGCGTAGGCCTGCGGATAAAATAAGCCGTTTGTCCAGGTAATCGGCCTTGCCGAGAAGGAAATAAGAGGGGTTGTCATATTCTCCTTTTTTTGGCGTCGAAGTTGAGGAAAGATCGTAATGGATCCAGTCAACACCCGCAGTCAGGCGATAATTTTTCGGGCTCCAGGTCATTTGGGCCTGCGCACCCTCAGGTTCAGTGGTTGATTTGTAATCAAGCGCGCTTGTGTCGCTGGTGACAACGTAATTGGTGTTTTCGTCCTCTGAGGTAAAATATCTGGCCTTCCATGAAAACAGTTTGTCCCGGGTCGCTCCTTCGTAGATGAAATCGTACGACTCCAGGCTTTTGTCCATATAATCATCAGGATCTTTATAATAGCCCGGCGCCAGTGTTCCGCCATCACCGATGTGGCTGGCGTCATAGTACTGATAGATGAATCCGATTCTGTGATCGGGCAGAAATTCATAGCCCAGGTTCAGACTGAGCTTGTCTTGTTCATCAATACCGGTATTTTCATATTTTTCACCTCCGCCTGTGTCATAGTCGTCCACGCTGCTTTGCGAAAAAGAGCCCGAAAAATCAAAGTCCTTTGTTTTTCCGGAAAATCCGATGCTGCTTTCCTGATAGTTAAAACTGCCCAGTTTTCCCTCTACAAAAGCCGAGGGTTTTTCTTTTCCCCGTTTTGTAATGACATTGATCAGGCCCCCCATGGCCGCCGCCCCATACTGAACAGAGGCCGGACCGTGGATGATTTCCACACGCTCAATATTCTCGGTCATGATTTTGGCCGTATTCCCTGTCCCGGTTCTGCGTCCGTCAACAAGAAGGAGGACCCTGCCGGCCAGATCAATACCATGGACATCTGTTCGTGCCCCCTGAACGCCAACCCCGGAAAGCGCACCGGGGTATTTGATAATCCGGCCCACATTTTCTTCCGCCAAAAGCTCGCCAAGATCCCGGGCGGGAGAGAGCCGGATTTCTTCTTCCGTAATGACCGTTATATTCTTGGTGATTTCTTTTTTCATTTCCTTGACCCTGCCGGCAGTAACCACCATGTCCTCCATTTTTGTGGCAGTTTTTTCTGATTGATCCGCAGCAGCACGGCTTAGTGTCTTCTCTGCATCATCTGTAGGTTCCTGAACGCCCAGGGCGCTGGTTGGCATAAACAGAAAAAAAGTTAAAAAAATACCAAAAACGGTGCATAACATCTTTATTCGTATAACTGTTTTCATCATACTCTCCTTTTTTACCGGATCCATTGATCGTTTAAAACGCAGGAGGAAAATGAAAAAGCCCCGACTTCCGGGGCTTTCTGGTTTCACTTCGCATGGGGCAGGCCATTTGGATATGCCTGGTGAGCCTGCCCTTTTATTGAAAGTGCGACCGATTCCTCGTCAGTCTGTTCCACTTTGGCTGCGGCCGGCAGGTCTTCTGGCTTCTCTGCCGGAGGGCGGCCTTCCCGTTCTTCGGACATAACAGTGGCCTTTTTACTTGCCATCCGGTTCCCGGCCCCTTTTAGCGGGCAGGGCAGAGTGACAGCGGCGGGACCGCTCCCGATTTTCACGGGATTCCCTATTATCGCCGGGCAAATGCTTTGCGCCGGTGACCGGCTGCATTGCTTTTCTTATCAAATTTCTTTTTTAAATCACCTTTCCTTTCATTGCTTGATGCTTTGTTACTTGTTAAGGATCGTTTTTCAACATCCCTGTTTATTTTGCCATTTATCCGCAAAGCCCATGGCCAGTGCGCGGCAGACCAGATCCGTGAATGCGGGATTGCCGTATTCCCCGTGCAGGGGGGCAAGGGCCTCCCGGTAGCCGGCCATCCGGGTGTAGTCCCCGGATACAGCACAGGCCGTCTGGGCGGCATAAGCCCCCATGACCTCGCCCCAGCAGGTTGCCGGGAGAACGCCCCAGGCAAACTTGTCCTTTAAATGGACCATGGCGGCAACAGCGGCCACTGTAACGGGATCTCGCTCGATGACCGTGAAATTGTCCAGCAAAAGCGCCGCCTGGCCGTTTGTTAGATGCCGGCAGATGCTTTCCTGCATGGTTTTTCGCGAGAGGCCGAAGCGCTCCAGGTGTATTTTGGCCGAGCACTGGCCGGCAGGCGTCAGGCTGTTTTGAAGCGCCAGGGTCTTTTTGGTCGCTTTTAGCACTGCGCGGCCGATGAGCTCTCCCAGGGCGGCATGCTTGCCCGCACTGGTCAGGGCAGGATCTCCGGTTTCGCAGGCGGCAACGCCGATCTGATCCGTGCCGGTGCCCGTGGCCAGGCCGTCGGAGTAACGCGAGTTCACGCAAAGCTCCTGCAGAGCGGCGGTTTTGGCCTCAGTGGCCGTGACCAGGGTCCGGGTGAGCGCCCCGGGAGTGAGGGGTTTGTTGATAAAGAGCATGGTGTTGATGGTGCCGGGGCCTTTTGGGTCTGCCGCCTTGTTGATTTTTTCAAATCCTTCGCCGGTTTCGTAAATTGAGGCCGGGTCCCCGGCCCGGCCGGCATTGCTCTCCACCCCGCCGGTGCATATCGCCAAAACGGTCAGCTCATGAAACGATTCGGTTTGAAAAACGGCATTGTGCATGTTGGCGGCGGTGCCAAGCACAGCGCACTCTTCTGCCGGAAGATCCCAGGGGTCGCAGATCATGCGGCGATAACCCTCTGCATCCCGCCAGACTTCGGGGGCCAGCCGATGCATGTGCCCGGCCGGCTCGCAGCTCTGATGGTTTAAGAGAAAGCCCAGATCGTCCCGGAATCCGCCGGCTGCCCGACAGGTGGACAGCACCTGGTGAGGACGTAAAAATCGGGCATAGATCATTTTGTCATTGCGGTGGACCTCCACCCCGTCATAGTAAGTGCCAATGCGCATGGGTCAGTCCTTTGCCTTGTTTACGGTTTTTAGTGCCAGCAGAAAGCAGAACAGCCCGACGGCGGCCAGCACGGCATAGGCCTGCCAGTCCGGCACCCGGCCGAAAGCCACGGCCCGGATGGACTCGGATGCGTGAGTGAGGGGGAGGAAGAACAGGATATGCTGTGCCCAGTCCGGCAGCCGTTCCACCGGGAAGAAGGTGCCGCCCAGAAAGGCCATGGGCGTGATAACGAAACTGGTCAAAAGGCTCTGGTCTGCATGGGATTTCACCAGCATGGCAAGCGCCACGGCAAGCGAGGCAAATACGAAACTGTTTAAGAGAGCGGCCAGCCAGAGCAATGGCCCATAGTGAAGTTTCACGCCAAAGGCCAGGCCCATAAGCAGGATGACGGCAATGGCGATGAGCGCCCGGCTCATGCCGGCCAGCACCTCGCCTGCCACATAGGCGGCGTTTCTGATGGGTGCGGCCTGAAATTCCTCGAATATGCCCCAGTAAAACCGGGCCACGTTGATGTCGGTGGCAATGGCAAAGCTCTGGATCATACTGCTCATGGCCACCAGGCCGGGAATCAAAAACTCCGTGTAGGTGAATCCGTTGAACTTGACCTCCCCGCCCATGGCATAGGAAAATGCCAGCAGGTACAGAAGCGGCGATACCGCCATGCTGGCCACCAGCCGCTTGAAGCGGCGTTTGACGATGATCATCTCTCGCAAATAAACCGCGATAAATCCCTGTATCATTGCACCTTCTTTCCGGTTTGCGCCAGGTAGGCATCCTCCAGGTTGACCCGGCGCAGCGTAAAGCCCGTGTCACGGCCGGCCATAGCATCTCTTGCCGCTTCCCGGTCCGGGTAGTACCAGGTCTTCATGCCGCTATCCGCTAATTGGTCTACGGCCCAGCCCCCGAGTTCGGCGATGAGCCGGTCCGGGCGGTCTAAAGCCACGATTCGGCCTTCATCCAGAAACGCCACCCGGTCGGCCAGAAACTCGGCTTCCTCGATGTAGTGGGTGGTCAGAAAAATCGTGGTTCCATCCTGCTGGATTTTTTTGATCAGCCCCCATATGCGTCGCCGGATATCCGCGTCAAGGCCCACTGTTGGCTCGTCCAGAAAAAGGATGCGCGGATGGTGCAGAAGCGCCCGGGCGATCAGCACCCGCCGCTTGAGCCCGCCGGAGAGTTGCTTGACCAGGCTGTCGGACCGATCCGAGAGCTCCACGTAGTCCAGAAGCCCGGCAATGCGTTGTTTACGTTTTGTGGCCGGCATGGCGAACAGGCGGCCGTGGATGTCCAGGTTTTCGCGCACGGTAAGTTCCCCGTCCAGGTTGATCTGCTGGGGCACCAGGCCGCACTGGCGTTTGGCCGCCCGGGACCGGGTCCGGATGTCGTGGGCATTCAAAAGCGCTGTCCCCCCGGTCAGCTGGGTCAGTCCGGTAAGGATGCGGATCGTGGTGGTTTTTCCGGCCCCGTTGGGTCCCAGGTAGGCAAACAGCTCGCCTTCCGGCACGACAAGGTCAATGCCGGCCAGGGCCCGGGTCTTGCCGTAGGTTTTCTGCAGGTTTTCAATTTGTATCACTGGATTTCTCCTTATCCCGTCTGCAGCGCTTTTTCTCTGATCGCCGCCACGTTGTCCGCGATATCCATCAGGGGCTGGCGCCGCACCCGGTGGGGCAGGGCCAGCTCCGCCGCGGTCCGGATGTCGCCGGAGCTCACTTCGGTCCGCCCCTCATAGGCGGCAAGTGTTTTGGCTGCCTTGAGAATAATGATGTCGCCGCGGTGGCCGTCCACGCCCACGTCCAGGCAGTATTGGGCAATTTCGTAGAGCATGGGCTTTTCCACTGTCACCCGGGGATAGAGCCGGCTGGCCTTCTGGATCCGTTCTGCCAGATCCCTGGACTCGGCCTGCCACTGGTGCACAAAGCCTTCCGGGTCCTCGTCAAATGCTCCCCGGCGCTCCATCACGGCCACGCGTTCATCAGCCGAGTGAATGCCCTCGATATTGACGCACAGGCCGAAGCGGTCCAGGAGTTGGGGGCGGAGCTCGCCCTCCTCGGGGTTCATGGTGCCCACCAGGGTGAAACGTGCCGGATGGGAAAAGGATACGCCCTCGCGCTCGATGCTATTGACGCCCATGGCTGCTGAATCCAGGAGCACATCCACCACGTGGTCATCCAGGAGATTGACCTCGTCCACATAGAGAATGCCCCGGTGGGCGGCGGCCAAAAGGCCCGGCTCCACCCGCTTTTCCCCTTTTTTGAGCGCATGCTCCAGATCCAGGGTCCCCACCACCCGGTCCTCGGTGGCGCCCACGGGCAGCTCCACCACCCGGACTTTGCGCTTCATTGTCCGGGGAAGCTCTGGTTCATTCTCCGCCGGCTGGCCCAGGCTGCGGGCAATTTCCAGGTACATATCCGTTTCTTCGGCCGGATCGAGTTGGAAATCGTCGTCTTCAAAGACTTCGATTTCCGGCAGGATTTCCGCCAGGGCCCGAACAGCCGTGGATTTGGCTGTTCCCTTCTCACCGCGGATGAGAATGCCGGAAAGGCCGGGATTGATGATATTTAAAATGAGCGCCAGTTTCATCTTCTCCTGGCCCACAATGGCTGTAAACGGGTAAACCGGGGTGGTTTTCATCGGTTCTGTCCTTTCATGATATCAATTAGGGTTTGGGCTTTTAAGTCGTCGATTTTGAAATACCGGGCATCCAGGGCGGCGGCCAGCCGTCCGGCCAGGTCAAAGGTGACCAGCCCCGGGGCTTCCGTGTCCACCACAATATACTGGATCCGCTCATCGCTGCTCATGGCTTCGGCCAGGTGCAGGGCCTCGTCCACCGGTTTTTGATCCCCCATGGCCACGTTGCTTTTGCCGTCGGTGATCAGGATCACGATGGGCCGGGCCGAGGGGTCTTTGTGCAGGATGTTGCGCACCTGTTCAAAGGATTTGGCCAGGCCGGCAGAAAGCGGGGTGCGCCCGCCCACCGGCATCTCTTCGAGCAGTTTGCCGGCCAGATCCACAGAGGCCGAGGGCGGCAGATTGACAAAAGCCCCGTTTCTTCGAAATGAGATCATACCCACCCGGTCCCTTTTCTGGTAGGCATCCAGCAGAAGCGACATGACAGCGCCTTTGGATGCCGCCATGCGGCCCCGGGCGCCCATGGACCCGCTTGCATCCACTGCAAAGAGAAGAAAGTTGCCGGTGCGTTTCTCACGAATTTTACCGCGCACATCCTCTTTGCTCAGGTTAACGCAGAGCCCGTTTGCCGGGCCGCGCTGTTTTTGATACGGGGCCGCGGCCCGCAGGGTGGCATCCAGGGCGATGTCGCCATGCCGGGGCGTGAGGCAGCTTTTGACGTAGCGGCCCTGTTTCCGGGAGACCCGGGTGCGGGAGCGTCGCCCGGAGCCGCGCCGGAAGACACGGTCTTTGGCCGAAGTGATGGGTTTGACGCGAAAGGTGTCTCCGATCTGGAACAACTGCTCGCTGTTCTCGTCCTTCGGCCGGGGCGCTGCCTGCTCGACCGGTTCTTCGGATTCATCCGCCGGTTCAGTGTCCTGGTCTTCTTTCCGGCTTTCGCCGGCCTCTTGTTCCTGTTGGGCTGCTGACTCAGTGTTTTCAGGGTTTTCGCGCGCCCCGGCCGGCTGCTGGTTCTCTTCCTGCTGCTCTGCTTCCTCCTGCTCTTCTTCCTGTTCTTTTTCTGCCGGCCGGGGCGGCGGTGGGGGCGGCTGGGCCTCGCGCCGGCGATGCATAAGGACCATGGGGGCGATTTCGCTGATATGGGCCGTCGTGACCTCGGGCGCTGCTTTAAGCGCGGCAAGCGCCCGGGCGGCCTGTTCCATGACCAGGTCGGCGCGATGGCCGGCCACGTTGTTTTCCGCGCACAGCTCTGTTATGAAGCTTCTCAGGTGCCGGGGCATGCGCACGAGCGGCAGGTACTCACGGCCGGTCTTGATCTGCAGGGCTACCCGTTGGTTGGCTTCTTTTGAATTTTGAATAAATGCGCTCGGATCCGCATCAAAGGCCTGGTGCCGTTCCATGAGAGCCACCCGTGTTTCGGCATCTTCCGCGCCCGCGGTTTCTACGCACAGTCCGAAACGATCCAGGAGTTGGGGGCGGAGCTCGCCTTCCTCCGGGTTCATGGTGCCCACCAGGATGAAGCGGGCCGGATGGGAAAAGGAGATGCCCTCGCGCTCGATGATGTTTTCCCCGGATGCAGCGGCATCCAGGATAATGTCCACGATATGGTCGTCCAGGAGGTTGACCTCGTCCACGTAAAGGATGCCGCGGTTGGCCGCAGCCAGGAGGCCGGGCTGGAGCGCGCGCCGGCCCTGCTGAATGGCAAGGGTAAAGTCCACACCGCCGGATACCCGGTCTTCTGTGGCATTTAACGGAAGGGTCACGACCCCTACCCGCCGGCGGTTGCGGGAAAGCGGCAGTGCGGCGCGTCGGCAGTTGTCGCAGGCCTCATCGGGATGGTCGGGATCGCATGAAAAGGGACAGCCCTCCACCACATTGATCCATGGCAGAAGTGCGGCCAGGGATCGTACGGCAGTTGATTTGGCGGTTCCTTTTTCACCGCGGATCAGGACGCCGCCAATTGCCGGGTTGACAGCGTTTAACAGCAGCGCCTGTTTGAGTTCCTCCAGGCCCACAATGGCCGAGAAGGGGTAGAGATTGCGGTACATTCATATCCTCCAGTTGATGCCCACAACCCAGGTCCGCGGCGGGGCCAGCAGACCGTCGGCATAATAATAGGTTTTGTCGAACATATTCTCTATTTTCCCGAACAGTTGGAACCGGCTGAATGCATACTCGGCCCGCAGATCCGCGATGGAATAGCCCGGGATTTCCTTGGTATTTTGTTTGTTGCGATAGACACTGGAGGTGGATTTTCCGTCAAAGACCACTGAAAGCGCCCGGAGAGGCTTCCAGTAAACGGTTAAACGGCCCGTGTGACGGGCCTTGCACGGCAGCCAGAGCCCGGTTTCCGCGTCTGTTGCCTCCAGATAGGTATAAGAAGTTTTTAGCTTAAGGCCCTCCATCATCTGCCAGGTAAAGGCCAGATCCCCGCCCTGGTAGAGCACCTCGCCGAAGTTCTGATACCGGCCGATGCCCTCGTTTCCGGTTACATAGGTGATCCGGTCGCTCAGGCGATTGTAAAAGCCTGAGATGGTAAAGGAAAAACCTTCCAGCGGGGATGCGGAAAACTCCACGCTCAGATTGTCCGCGGTCTCCATCACCAGGTCCCGGTTGGGCCGGGTGGAGCTGGTTTCATTGTATCGCTGGTAAAACGACGGCGCGTTGTCGGTACGGCTGTAGGCAGCGGCTATCTGCCATGCCGCTTTTTTGTAAATCAGTTTGATCTCCGGGTTGACCGTATTGGCAAAGGCGGAATGGTAATTGCCGCGAAGCCCTGCCGTAAAGGTGACATGGCGGTCGGGAAACGTTATGGATTGAGAGGCAAATAGCGAGATGGCGTGTTCATCCTGGTCTTCAAAGGCGGTGCCGCTGGCCTTATCCCAGGTCAATGCCGCCCCGCAGCTTAAATCCCCCCGGTCTGTGGTGTGAAATGTTGTGGCTATATCCTCCCCGAAATTTGCGACCTCCAGGGTGTTGTCCACCCCCCGGGTTTCATCTGTATTGTCCCGCCGGCCCGCGTTATAATAGGTCCGGCTGTTTACCGGGTGAAAATCGGCTGTCAGCGAGTAGGCGGTGTTGCGCGTCTGTTTTCGGGAAAACGGTGTGGGATAATCCGGAAGACCGCTCAAGCCTCGTTTGTCTTCAAGATAATCCGCTGAAAAGGTGATTTTTTTCTTCTCCTCCAGGTCATAGGAAAGCTTCAGGCCCGTCTGGTAGCGTTCCTTGTCGTTGTTTGTTTTATAGCCGCCGGTGGTTTCATAACCCCCGCTTACCCCCAGGCTGAATCTACCGCTTGTGGTGCTCAGCGCCGCACTATAGTCCTGTGTATTATGGCTGCCGCCATAGGCCTTGACGTATCCGGAAAGCCGGTGGTCCCTTTCTGTGGTGATCAGGATAACCCCGCCGCCTGCATCCCGGCCGTAGGTCAGCCCCCCCCTTCCCTTCAGGACCTCAATGTGCGCCACATCTTCCGGCGATATCATATCCCAGTTGACGCCCCCGTGGCTCGAGGTGGGATCGTTGATGGGCCGGCCGTCCACAAATACCTTGACCTTGTAGGAGCCGTGGATGCTCACCGAAGAATCTCCGGCCTGAACACCGGAAACGTTGTTTAAAATATCCGGCATTTTCAGGGCGTTCATAGCGCGGATCGCTTCGGCTTCAAGCACGACGGTATCTCCGTTTTCAGCCGCCCCGGCTCGGGCAGGGGTGCAGACGCATCCAAAGCAGAGACAGACGACCATGAACGAAAGCCTTATGGCTTTATTTTTTTGAAATAAATTCATGATTGTGTTTAAAAGCCCTCTATTCGGTCCATTCCTCGATCTCGCCTTCCATCTCCAGGTAGGCGTTCCGGAGTTCTTCCGTCATCTGCTCATCCGCCTTCCACATGCCCCGGTTGATGGCCTCCAGGAGCTTGTCCAGGATGTTTTGCAGGGCAAAGGGATTGACCGATTTCATCCAGTCCTGCATCTCCGGGTCCAGGGCATAGGCACGGGCGATCTTTTCATACATCCAGTCCTCCACCACCTCGGCCGTGGCGTCCCAGCCCAGCACCACATCCATCATATGGGAGATATCGCCCGCGCCCTTATACCCGTGCCGCTTCATGCCGGCCAGCCATTTGGGGTTGACCAGGCGGGAGCGAAGCACGTGCTTGGCCTCCTCAAAGGTGGTGCGCATCTTGACGCGCCGGGGGTCTGAGGAATCGCCCATAACGGAATAGGGCAGGCTCCCCCGCACGGTCTTGGCGGCCGCAATCAGTCCGCCGTAATAGTTGTAGTAGTCTGTGCAGGACATCATGTCGTATTCTCTTGAATCCTCGTTTTTCACCGTCACGTCCATGCGCGAGAGCTGCCTGCGAAAGGCGCCGGCTTTGTGCTGACCGTAGGAGCCTTTGCCGTATGCATGGGCGGAGTAGCGGATATAATTATTGCCGAGATCTTCCTGGGTCTCCCAGTTTTTGGATTCAACCAGCTCGGCAACCCCTGCACCGTAAGTGCCCGGGGGGCAGCCGAAGACCCGGAAGGTGGCTTCCCGAAAGGCGTCTTCCTCGCTCAGCCCTTCTTTTCGGTATTCTTCCATATCCTTGAATACGTTTCTTCTGAGGAAATTGGTCTCCGGTGGTTCCTTAAGGGATGTGACTATGCTCACGGCCTCGTCGATGCGTTCCACCAGATTGGGAAAAGCGTCCCGGAAAAATCCGGAAATGCGCGGAACCACATCCAGGCGGGGGCGTCCCAGCTCCTGTGCCGGGATTACCTCAAAGCCGGTCACATTGCCGCTGCCCCTGGCCCAGACGGGCTTTAAGCCCATCAGATAATAGATTTCCGCGATGTCGTCGCCCCGGGTGCGCATGGTGGCGGTTCCGTATACCAGGATGCCGATGGAGTCCGGATAGTGGCCCGACTCCTCGAGGTAGCGCGCAAGCAGGGCATCCCCCATCTGCACCCCCACTTCCCAGGCTGCAGGACTCGGGATCTTGTTGGGGTCCACCGAGTAGAAGTTGCGGCCCGTGGGCAGGATGTCCGCCTGCCCGCGGCTCGGTGCCCCGGACGGTCCCGGCGGGACAAACCGGCCGTCAAAGGCGGCGAGGCTGTTATCCATCTCTTCGGTGGATCGCCGGATATTGGGCACCAGGGTATCGGCGATATAGCAGAGAACCGCATCCGCTTCAGGCGCAGCCCGGCCCAGATGCTTTGAAGCGATTCCGGCTGCAGCATCCGGCCGAAAGCCGGATTCTGAAAGCTCGCCCACCATTTCCAGGGCGGTTTCATGGGCCTGGCGGATAATATCTCCGCCGCTTTTGCCGCCAAAGCGATCCGGCCGCCGGCCCCGGTTTTCCAGGAGGTCATCATAGTCAAAGCCCATGGCATGCAACACGGCTTCGCGAAGCGATGGCGTGTCCCCGTTGGCAATACGGGTGAGCTGGACCACAAATTCATTCAGGCGTATATTTTCGGGATGCGTTCCCAT
The nucleotide sequence above comes from Desulfosalsimonas propionicica. Encoded proteins:
- a CDS encoding TonB-dependent receptor plug domain-containing protein; the encoded protein is MKKEITKNITVITEEEIRLSPARDLGELLAEENVGRIIKYPGALSGVGVQGARTDVHGIDLAGRVLLLVDGRRTGTGNTAKIMTENIERVEIIHGPASVQYGAAAMGGLINVITKRGKEKPSAFVEGKLGSFNYQESSIGFSGKTKDFDFSGSFSQSSVDDYDTGGGEKYENTGIDEQDKLSLNLGYEFLPDHRIGFIYQYYDASHIGDGGTLAPGYYKDPDDYMDKSLESYDFIYEGATRDKLFSWKARYFTSEDENTNYVVTSDTSALDYKSTTEPEGAQAQMTWSPKNYRLTAGVDWIHYDLSSTSTPKKGEYDNPSYFLLGKADYLDKRLILSAGLRYDDYEYKAKDQNIKSEDENTTPQIGIAYLPVENLKLRINYAEGFRMPAPGELAYDIFSYGVQYSGNPDLKPEQSQTYEAGLDFYYKYFDASLTYFHTEYKDKISGTFISPTEYTYLNIGEATVSGFEGELSYNLAHLLNLSTWQIKPYASFVYLLDYTNEETGEDLEQISEYKGACGIRVHDLEGFSAAFNLTYTDHLTDYGGEKLPSYAVANLSVEKRLVNWGRYGDMSLRGEIKNLFDRDYAHKDGYPMPGRNFAIGLRYQF
- a CDS encoding adenosylcobinamide amidohydrolase, with the translated sequence MRIGTYYDGVEVHRNDKMIYARFLRPHQVLSTCRAAGGFRDDLGFLLNHQSCEPAGHMHRLAPEVWRDAEGYRRMICDPWDLPAEECAVLGTAANMHNAVFQTESFHELTVLAICTGGVESNAGRAGDPASIYETGEGFEKINKAADPKGPGTINTMLFINKPLTPGALTRTLVTATEAKTAALQELCVNSRYSDGLATGTGTDQIGVAACETGDPALTSAGKHAALGELIGRAVLKATKKTLALQNSLTPAGQCSAKIHLERFGLSRKTMQESICRHLTNGQAALLLDNFTVIERDPVTVAAVAAMVHLKDKFAWGVLPATCWGEVMGAYAAQTACAVSGDYTRMAGYREALAPLHGEYGNPAFTDLVCRALAMGFADKWQNKQGC
- a CDS encoding ABC transporter permease; the encoded protein is MIQGFIAVYLREMIIVKRRFKRLVASMAVSPLLYLLAFSYAMGGEVKFNGFTYTEFLIPGLVAMSSMIQSFAIATDINVARFYWGIFEEFQAAPIRNAAYVAGEVLAGMSRALIAIAVILLMGLAFGVKLHYGPLLWLAALLNSFVFASLAVALAMLVKSHADQSLLTSFVITPMAFLGGTFFPVERLPDWAQHILFFLPLTHASESIRAVAFGRVPDWQAYAVLAAVGLFCFLLALKTVNKAKD
- a CDS encoding ABC transporter ATP-binding protein, whose amino-acid sequence is MIQIENLQKTYGKTRALAGIDLVVPEGELFAYLGPNGAGKTTTIRILTGLTQLTGGTALLNAHDIRTRSRAAKRQCGLVPQQINLDGELTVRENLDIHGRLFAMPATKRKQRIAGLLDYVELSDRSDSLVKQLSGGLKRRVLIARALLHHPRILFLDEPTVGLDADIRRRIWGLIKKIQQDGTTIFLTTHYIEEAEFLADRVAFLDEGRIVALDRPDRLIAELGGWAVDQLADSGMKTWYYPDREAARDAMAGRDTGFTLRRVNLEDAYLAQTGKKVQ
- a CDS encoding ATP-binding protein translates to MKTTPVYPFTAIVGQEKMKLALILNIINPGLSGILIRGEKGTAKSTAVRALAEILPEIEVFEDDDFQLDPAEETDMYLEIARSLGQPAENEPELPRTMKRKVRVVELPVGATEDRVVGTLDLEHALKKGEKRVEPGLLAAAHRGILYVDEVNLLDDHVVDVLLDSAAMGVNSIEREGVSFSHPARFTLVGTMNPEEGELRPQLLDRFGLCVNIEGIHSADERVAVMERRGAFDEDPEGFVHQWQAESRDLAERIQKASRLYPRVTVEKPMLYEIAQYCLDVGVDGHRGDIIILKAAKTLAAYEGRTEVSSGDIRTAAELALPHRVRRQPLMDIADNVAAIREKALQTG
- a CDS encoding putative cobaltochelatase; this encodes MYRNLYPFSAIVGLEELKQALLLNAVNPAIGGVLIRGEKGTAKSTAVRSLAALLPWINVVEGCPFSCDPDHPDEACDNCRRAALPLSRNRRRVGVVTLPLNATEDRVSGGVDFTLAIQQGRRALQPGLLAAANRGILYVDEVNLLDDHIVDIILDAAASGENIIEREGISFSHPARFILVGTMNPEEGELRPQLLDRFGLCVETAGAEDAETRVALMERHQAFDADPSAFIQNSKEANQRVALQIKTGREYLPLVRMPRHLRSFITELCAENNVAGHRADLVMEQAARALAALKAAPEVTTAHISEIAPMVLMHRRREAQPPPPPPRPAEKEQEEEQEEAEQQEENQQPAGARENPENTESAAQQEQEAGESRKEDQDTEPADESEEPVEQAAPRPKDENSEQLFQIGDTFRVKPITSAKDRVFRRGSGRRSRTRVSRKQGRYVKSCLTPRHGDIALDATLRAAAPYQKQRGPANGLCVNLSKEDVRGKIREKRTGNFLLFAVDASGSMGARGRMAASKGAVMSLLLDAYQKRDRVGMISFRRNGAFVNLPPSASVDLAGKLLEEMPVGGRTPLSAGLAKSFEQVRNILHKDPSARPIVILITDGKSNVAMGDQKPVDEALHLAEAMSSDERIQYIVVDTEAPGLVTFDLAGRLAAALDARYFKIDDLKAQTLIDIMKGQNR
- a CDS encoding TonB-dependent receptor, which codes for MVVCLCFGCVCTPARAGAAENGDTVVLEAEAIRAMNALKMPDILNNVSGVQAGDSSVSIHGSYKVKVFVDGRPINDPTSSHGGVNWDMISPEDVAHIEVLKGRGGLTYGRDAGGGVILITTERDHRLSGYVKAYGGSHNTQDYSAALSTTSGRFSLGVSGGYETTGGYKTNNDKERYQTGLKLSYDLEEKKKITFSADYLEDKRGLSGLPDYPTPFSRKQTRNTAYSLTADFHPVNSRTYYNAGRRDNTDETRGVDNTLEVANFGEDIATTFHTTDRGDLSCGAALTWDKASGTAFEDQDEHAISLFASQSITFPDRHVTFTAGLRGNYHSAFANTVNPEIKLIYKKAAWQIAAAYSRTDNAPSFYQRYNETSSTRPNRDLVMETADNLSVEFSASPLEGFSFTISGFYNRLSDRITYVTGNEGIGRYQNFGEVLYQGGDLAFTWQMMEGLKLKTSYTYLEATDAETGLWLPCKARHTGRLTVYWKPLRALSVVFDGKSTSSVYRNKQNTKEIPGYSIADLRAEYAFSRFQLFGKIENMFDKTYYYADGLLAPPRTWVVGINWRI